One genomic region from Deinococcus apachensis DSM 19763 encodes:
- a CDS encoding glycoside hydrolase family 76 protein, whose protein sequence is MRGWTDLAGEAQAALNTHFWDGEARLYRVCLPPRLVRPEDPFHYWWQAHALDTLVDAYVREGDGAHLTRAAELVEGVRRGNHGSLHNDYYDDMLWMALALLRLHRATSDPRFLDDSLSLWEDIRGGWNGHEGGGVAWRKTQLDYKNTPANAPAVILGARLYEQTGEKEHLDFALEVLHWLQAHLIDPATGEVWDGVGREEPGRIDRDWAFTYNEGTVIGAGVAVWRATGDGAALDLARRTAVAAMKRYGPVLLAEGEGDGGLFKGILVRYLGLLAREDAGSVAELEAFLSENAAVAARHLSPAYHLNGPNWTAEPTLPLDLSAALSGVMLLESAAAVERAASRVRA, encoded by the coding sequence GTGAGGGGCTGGACGGACCTCGCTGGAGAGGCGCAGGCTGCGCTGAACACCCACTTCTGGGACGGGGAAGCCAGACTCTACCGGGTCTGCCTGCCGCCCCGACTCGTGCGGCCCGAGGACCCCTTTCACTACTGGTGGCAGGCGCACGCGCTCGACACGCTGGTGGATGCTTACGTGCGGGAAGGAGACGGGGCACACCTCACCCGGGCCGCCGAGTTGGTCGAGGGGGTGCGGCGAGGGAACCACGGCAGCCTCCACAACGACTATTACGACGACATGCTGTGGATGGCGCTCGCGTTGCTGCGGCTGCACCGGGCGACCTCTGACCCGCGCTTTCTCGACGACAGCCTCTCCCTCTGGGAGGACATCCGGGGGGGCTGGAACGGGCACGAGGGCGGCGGCGTCGCCTGGCGCAAGACGCAGCTCGACTACAAGAACACGCCCGCCAACGCGCCCGCCGTGATCCTTGGGGCGCGGCTGTACGAGCAGACCGGCGAGAAGGAGCATCTCGACTTCGCCCTCGAGGTTCTGCACTGGCTCCAGGCACACCTCATCGACCCGGCGACGGGGGAGGTCTGGGACGGCGTGGGCCGCGAGGAGCCGGGCCGCATCGACCGCGACTGGGCCTTCACGTACAACGAGGGGACGGTGATCGGGGCGGGGGTGGCGGTGTGGCGGGCGACCGGGGACGGCGCGGCGCTCGACCTCGCGCGGCGGACAGCGGTGGCGGCGATGAAGCGGTACGGCCCAGTCCTCCTGGCTGAGGGTGAAGGTGACGGTGGCCTGTTCAAGGGCATCCTCGTCCGCTACCTCGGCCTGCTTGCCCGGGAGGACGCGGGGAGTGTGGCGGAACTAGAGGCGTTCCTGTCGGAGAACGCAGCCGTCGCGGCTCGGCACCTCTCACCCGCCTACCACCTGAACGGCCCGAACTGGACCGCTGAGCCCACCCTGCCCCTGGACCTCAGCGCGGCGCTCAGCGGCGTGATGCTGCTCGAAAGTGCGGCGGCGGTCGAGCGAGCGGCTTCGCGGGTCAGGGCGTAG
- a CDS encoding substrate-binding domain-containing protein: protein MTGLLYANVMAELLEDVRRGQLRAGSRVPGELELARRFSVSRITTRRALDLLARAGIVERSRGRGTFVSATLPDLDRVRADLGLAGPGSVVGASTLGLLLPDFAEAYGLDLVRGVEAACTSRGHSLLLRRTYGERGAEEAGVTALMRAGAQALIVFPVHGEHYNPVLLQAVLGGFPIVLVDRYLRGIPAPSVATDNVSAAAALTRFLLDLGHREIAFVSPPIENTSSLEDRFAGYRSALEAAGLPVRPELALHALESSLPLHLRPENVRIDVARLEAFIAAASGVTAFLVAEYTLALAVTHTLRALGRRVPEEVSVACFDSPTDPLGDALFTHVRQDQEAMGRRAVDLAVTRLEGQEVPLRNPVAFEIVPGRSTAPPPHRKEPSP, encoded by the coding sequence ATGACGGGCCTGCTCTACGCCAACGTGATGGCCGAGTTGCTGGAGGACGTGCGGCGGGGGCAACTGCGCGCGGGCAGCCGCGTGCCGGGCGAACTCGAACTCGCGCGCCGTTTCTCGGTGAGCCGCATCACGACCCGGCGGGCGCTCGACCTGCTCGCCCGGGCGGGGATCGTGGAGCGCTCTCGCGGCCGGGGCACCTTCGTCAGCGCGACCCTGCCCGACCTCGACCGGGTGCGGGCCGACCTAGGCCTCGCGGGGCCGGGCAGCGTGGTCGGGGCGTCCACCCTCGGGCTGCTGCTCCCCGACTTTGCCGAGGCGTACGGCCTCGACCTCGTGCGCGGGGTGGAGGCGGCCTGCACCTCGCGCGGGCACAGCCTGCTCCTGCGCCGGACGTACGGCGAGCGCGGGGCGGAGGAGGCCGGGGTCACGGCCCTGATGCGGGCGGGCGCGCAGGCCCTGATCGTCTTTCCCGTCCACGGCGAGCACTACAACCCGGTGCTGCTCCAGGCCGTGCTGGGCGGCTTTCCCATCGTCCTCGTGGACCGCTACCTGCGCGGCATCCCGGCGCCCAGCGTGGCGACCGACAACGTGAGCGCGGCGGCGGCCCTGACCCGCTTCCTGCTCGACCTCGGGCACCGGGAGATCGCCTTCGTCTCCCCGCCCATCGAGAACACCTCCTCACTGGAGGACCGCTTTGCGGGCTACCGCTCGGCGCTGGAGGCGGCCGGGCTTCCCGTGCGGCCCGAACTCGCCCTGCACGCGCTGGAGAGCAGCCTGCCCCTGCACCTGCGCCCCGAGAACGTGCGGATCGACGTGGCCCGGCTGGAGGCCTTTATCGCGGCGGCCTCGGGCGTGACGGCGTTCCTGGTGGCGGAGTACACCCTGGCGCTCGCAGTGACGCACACGCTGCGGGCGCTCGGTCGCCGCGTCCCCGAGGAGGTCAGCGTCGCCTGTTTTGACTCGCCGACCGATCCGCTGGGGGACGCGCTCTTCACCCACGTCCGTCAGGACCAGGAGGCGATGGGGCGCCGGGCGGTGGACCTCGCCGTGACGCGGCTGGAGGGGCAGGAGGTCCCGCTGCGCAATCCCGTGGCGTTCGAGATCGTGCCGGGCCGCTCGACCGCGCCGCCCCCCCACAGGAAGGAGCCGTCCCCGTGA
- a CDS encoding carbohydrate ABC transporter permease, whose protein sequence is MTLQETTTPVTGQPRSARRRSRLLRAEARAAALFISPAMLLFLIFTVAPVLFAFVLSFSRYDILTPVRWVGLSNYQRLLTDNLFWLGVRNVGFYALLYVPSMIAISLGLALALNRRKPGMVFFRTLFYLPAVTSSVAGATVWSWMLQRDYGVVNQALGVFGIQGPAWLANSDTAMYAIVFVTLWQGLGGNIIIYLAGLAGVPKYLYEAAALDGATPWQQFRYITVPTLRATTFFVTFMTLIGAFQLFDQAYVMTQGGPGYATTTAVYQIYQNGFTQLQMGYASAQAFVLALAILVISLLNLRLNRDSGVT, encoded by the coding sequence GTGACGCTGCAAGAGACGACCACACCAGTCACCGGCCAGCCCCGGTCCGCACGCCGCAGGTCCCGCCTGCTGCGCGCCGAGGCCCGCGCCGCCGCGCTCTTCATCTCGCCCGCCATGCTGCTCTTCCTGATCTTCACGGTCGCGCCCGTGCTGTTCGCGTTCGTGCTGAGCTTCTCGCGCTATGACATCCTCACCCCGGTGCGCTGGGTGGGTTTGAGCAACTACCAGCGGCTCCTGACCGACAACCTGTTCTGGCTGGGGGTCCGCAACGTCGGCTTCTACGCGCTGCTGTACGTGCCGAGCATGATTGCGATCTCGCTCGGGCTCGCGCTGGCGCTGAACCGCCGCAAGCCGGGCATGGTCTTTTTCCGCACCCTCTTCTACCTGCCCGCCGTCACGTCGAGCGTCGCGGGCGCGACGGTGTGGTCGTGGATGCTCCAGCGCGACTACGGGGTGGTGAATCAAGCGCTCGGCGTGTTCGGCATCCAGGGTCCCGCCTGGCTCGCCAACTCGGACACGGCGATGTACGCCATCGTCTTCGTGACCCTGTGGCAGGGGCTGGGGGGCAACATCATCATCTACCTCGCCGGGCTCGCGGGCGTGCCGAAGTACCTCTACGAGGCGGCGGCCCTGGACGGCGCGACCCCCTGGCAGCAGTTCCGCTATATCACCGTGCCCACCCTGCGCGCCACGACCTTCTTCGTGACGTTCATGACGCTGATCGGCGCCTTCCAACTGTTCGACCAGGCATATGTGATGACCCAGGGCGGCCCCGGCTACGCGACCACGACCGCCGTGTACCAGATTTACCAGAACGGCTTTACCCAGCTTCAGATGGGGTACGCCTCGGCGCAGGCCTTCGTGCTCGCCCTCGCCATTCTGGTCATCAGCCTGCTCAACCTGCGGCTCAACCGCGATTCGGGGGTGACGTGA
- a CDS encoding carbohydrate ABC transporter permease has protein sequence MVVRKRVRPLGVLSDVLFYGMLILVAVVMALPFYWMLVTSLKPNADIFRDPIQWWPQTITFEHYVKAFTTVPFSRYFYNSFVMATLGVLANLFLGSLAGYAFARLRFPGREALFRMKLASLLVPGIITLIPTFIILRTFPLAGGNDLMGRGGYGLLNSYWAVILPGAAGAFAVFFMRQFFRTLPDDLVDAARVDGASEFLIFWRIYLPLCRPALATLGIFTFQAGWNLFLWPLIVFNDPNMATVQMGLQSFSFNHNTDYGPLMAASVVVSLPVLLVFVFAQRYFTQSIAFTGTK, from the coding sequence ATGGTGGTGCGAAAACGGGTCAGGCCCCTCGGCGTGTTGAGCGACGTGCTGTTCTACGGGATGCTCATCCTCGTCGCGGTCGTGATGGCGCTGCCCTTCTACTGGATGCTCGTCACGTCCCTCAAGCCCAACGCGGACATCTTCCGCGACCCGATCCAGTGGTGGCCGCAGACGATCACCTTCGAGCATTACGTCAAGGCGTTCACGACGGTGCCCTTCAGCCGGTATTTCTACAACTCGTTCGTGATGGCGACGCTGGGCGTGCTCGCCAACCTCTTCCTGGGGTCGCTGGCGGGGTACGCCTTCGCCCGGCTGCGTTTTCCGGGGCGCGAGGCGCTGTTCCGCATGAAGCTCGCCTCGCTGCTCGTGCCGGGCATCATCACGCTGATCCCCACCTTCATCATCCTGCGGACCTTCCCGCTGGCGGGGGGCAACGACCTGATGGGACGGGGAGGCTACGGCCTGCTGAACTCCTACTGGGCGGTGATCCTGCCGGGGGCGGCGGGCGCCTTCGCGGTGTTCTTCATGCGGCAGTTCTTCCGCACCCTGCCCGACGACTTGGTGGACGCGGCGCGGGTGGACGGCGCTTCCGAGTTCCTGATCTTCTGGCGCATCTACCTGCCGCTGTGCCGCCCCGCGCTGGCGACGCTGGGCATCTTCACCTTCCAGGCGGGCTGGAACCTCTTCCTGTGGCCGCTGATCGTGTTCAATGATCCGAATATGGCGACCGTTCAGATGGGGCTCCAGTCCTTCAGCTTCAACCACAACACCGACTACGGCCCCCTCATGGCCGCCTCGGTCGTCGTGTCGCTGCCGGTGCTGCTCGTCTTTGTCTTCGCGCAGCGGTACTTCACCCAGTCCATCGCCTTCACGGGGACGAAGTGA
- a CDS encoding glycoside hydrolase family 76 protein: MPRPPLLLLLAALTLGAAHAAPPTPSDPRAMMQAFVRAYWDPERGYFYTYSDRKTHPEHGIGPVGGLYSDFWWEAQLFDLVMDAYEATGDAAYKTMIGDVWDGFTSEYPAFPNDYNDDLGWWAQGAIRAYNLTGERRYLDTSGELADRIWEDWDDRYGGGLWWRRSVRDQKNVATNAPYVNTSVRLYQATGDAKYLDRAKEAYAWVKARLVDGPRVYDHVSGEGNGTVTTWDFTYNFGNFVLAALALRDATGDDAYLTDAKTAMDWALRNLTQNGVLLDEGANDGGGFKGVTVRALKRLSKEPGGEVYLAALRDQGASTWNARRADGLVGTAWDAVPFNDPIQSLTAGSAVAAVLNAGAQPARIPWRDGRYEAENAQKLGVDAASRAPGYSGRGYINNFRSFGQGVAFDVNAPRAGTYRVTLRYGAGGGNASRQLVLNGAGRLVNFASTPDWNTWGTVKTTVALPQGPSRLTVLFGPEGYGWLNLDSLTLEATP; the protein is encoded by the coding sequence ATGCCCAGACCCCCCCTCCTCCTCCTGCTGGCCGCCCTGACCCTCGGGGCGGCCCACGCCGCTCCCCCCACCCCCTCCGACCCGCGCGCCATGATGCAGGCGTTCGTCCGCGCCTACTGGGACCCGGAGCGGGGGTACTTCTACACCTATTCCGACCGCAAGACCCACCCGGAACACGGCATTGGGCCGGTCGGCGGCCTGTACTCCGACTTCTGGTGGGAGGCGCAGCTGTTCGACCTCGTGATGGACGCCTACGAGGCGACCGGGGACGCCGCCTACAAGACCATGATCGGCGACGTGTGGGACGGCTTTACCAGCGAGTATCCGGCCTTTCCCAACGATTACAACGACGACCTGGGGTGGTGGGCGCAGGGAGCGATCCGCGCCTACAACCTGACCGGTGAGCGGCGTTACCTCGACACCTCCGGCGAACTCGCCGACCGCATCTGGGAGGACTGGGACGACCGCTACGGCGGCGGCCTGTGGTGGCGCCGCTCTGTGCGGGACCAGAAGAACGTCGCCACGAACGCGCCGTATGTGAACACGAGTGTGCGGCTGTACCAGGCGACCGGCGACGCGAAGTACCTCGACCGCGCGAAGGAAGCCTACGCCTGGGTGAAGGCCCGGCTGGTAGACGGCCCGCGCGTGTACGACCACGTCTCAGGCGAGGGGAACGGCACGGTCACGACCTGGGACTTCACGTACAACTTCGGCAACTTCGTCCTGGCCGCCCTGGCGCTGCGTGACGCGACGGGGGACGACGCCTATCTGACGGACGCGAAGACGGCGATGGACTGGGCGCTGCGGAACCTCACCCAGAACGGCGTCCTCCTCGACGAGGGGGCGAACGACGGCGGGGGATTCAAGGGCGTGACCGTCCGCGCGCTGAAACGTCTGTCGAAGGAGCCGGGCGGTGAAGTGTACCTCGCAGCGCTCAGGGACCAGGGGGCAAGCACCTGGAACGCGCGGCGGGCGGATGGGCTCGTCGGGACCGCGTGGGACGCCGTTCCTTTCAACGATCCCATCCAGAGCCTCACCGCCGGGTCCGCCGTGGCCGCGGTCTTGAATGCAGGCGCCCAACCTGCCCGCATCCCCTGGAGGGACGGGCGCTACGAGGCCGAGAACGCGCAGAAACTCGGGGTGGACGCGGCGAGCCGGGCGCCCGGTTATTCGGGACGCGGGTACATCAACAACTTCCGCTCGTTCGGTCAGGGGGTGGCCTTCGACGTGAACGCTCCGCGGGCGGGCACCTACCGGGTGACGCTGCGGTACGGGGCGGGCGGCGGGAACGCCTCGCGGCAACTCGTCCTGAATGGCGCGGGTAGACTCGTCAACTTCGCGTCCACGCCGGACTGGAACACCTGGGGCACCGTGAAGACGACTGTCGCCCTGCCGCAGGGGCCGTCGCGGCTCACGGTCCTCTTCGGGCCGGAGGGCTACGGCTGGCTCAACCTCGACTCGCTGACGCTGGAGGCCACGCCGTGA